TAGAAATATTTCTTGTAACATATTCACTATAATTCACTGTACAAAGAACCTTGGATATGAGTTGACTATACCTAGCATTAGTTAATGACAAAACACTGCAAAATACTGGCACTCAGAAACTAATATACTTTGTGTTCATATAGCTCTTTAAGTTCAAAGCATTCATTATCTTGCTATCATCAACATTTATTCTTCAATAAGAACACTAGGATTACATAATCTAAAACATTTCATAAACTACATTAAAATTTGCAAAACAAGTACCAACCTCTTAGAGAACTGTTTCTCAGAAACAACTGTGATTTTATTCTTGAAACGTTCAATGTGAACAACATTCCcgagatttccagttttcccattgACTTTAACCTTCTCCCTCAGGAACTGTTCCTatttcaaaacagagaaaatgcaaaactagGGAAGAAAACCCTAGACATTCACTAGGGAAGGTACCCTAGGAAGAGAGCTCAGGTTAATGTCAAATATTGCATATTTAAATTGTTATCAATAACTATACAATTAGAACAAGTAAAACAATACCTACAAAATTTCCAGAATCAAAAATCCCATCTTCTACAGGATGAGTAAGGTCCAAATTAAACTTCCAAGTGGTCCTCTTAGGCTTCTTGTCTTTCTGCtacaaaatttaacaaaatcatgatGCTACATGATAATTA
This window of the Ictidomys tridecemlineatus isolate mIctTri1 chromosome 3, mIctTri1.hap1, whole genome shotgun sequence genome carries:
- the Rpl22l1 gene encoding ribosomal protein eL22-like isoform X2; this translates as MAPKDKKPKRTTWKFNLDLTHPVEDGIFDSGNFEQFLREKVKVNGKTGNLGNVVHIERFKNKITVVSEKQFSKRYLKYLTKKYLKKNNLRDWLRVVASDKETYELRYFQISQDEDGSESED
- the Rpl22l1 gene encoding ribosomal protein eL22-like isoform X1; protein product: MAPQKDKKPKRTTWKFNLDLTHPVEDGIFDSGNFEQFLREKVKVNGKTGNLGNVVHIERFKNKITVVSEKQFSKRYLKYLTKKYLKKNNLRDWLRVVASDKETYELRYFQISQDEDGSESED